Proteins from a single region of Sinorhizobium alkalisoli:
- a CDS encoding methyltetrahydrofolate cobalamin methyltransferase, with amino-acid sequence MTRTIVASATREIVIGFDQPFCVIGERINPTGRKKLAAEMIEGNFETVIKDALEQVAAGATMLDVNAGVTAVNPNETEPPLLVKTLEIVQGLVDVPLSIDSSVTAAIEAGLRVAKGRPLVNSVTGEEEKLEAILPLVKKYDVPVVAISNDETGISMDPDVRFAVAKKIVERAADYGIKPHDIVVDPLVMPIGALGSAGQQVFALLRRLREELKVNTTCGLSNISFGLPHRHGINAGFIPMVIGAGMTSAIMNPCRPQEMEAVRAANVLNGTDPNCGHWIMTYRDHKPAEGGHVVAAAAPAGGGGRRGGRAARAGGSARAE; translated from the coding sequence ATGACCCGCACCATCGTTGCATCTGCTACCCGCGAGATCGTCATCGGCTTCGACCAGCCGTTCTGCGTCATCGGGGAACGCATCAATCCGACCGGCCGCAAGAAGCTCGCCGCCGAAATGATCGAAGGCAACTTCGAGACCGTCATCAAGGACGCGTTGGAGCAGGTTGCCGCAGGTGCCACGATGCTCGACGTCAATGCCGGCGTGACCGCCGTCAACCCGAACGAGACCGAGCCGCCGCTGCTCGTCAAGACGCTCGAGATCGTCCAGGGTCTCGTCGACGTGCCGCTGTCGATCGACAGCTCGGTGACAGCGGCGATCGAGGCCGGTCTCAGGGTCGCCAAGGGGCGCCCGCTCGTCAACTCGGTCACCGGCGAGGAAGAAAAGCTCGAGGCGATCCTGCCGCTCGTCAAGAAATACGACGTGCCGGTGGTGGCGATCTCCAATGACGAGACCGGTATCTCCATGGATCCGGACGTCCGCTTCGCCGTCGCCAAGAAGATCGTTGAGCGCGCCGCCGACTACGGCATCAAGCCGCACGACATCGTCGTCGATCCGCTCGTCATGCCGATCGGCGCGCTCGGATCGGCCGGCCAGCAGGTGTTCGCGCTGCTGCGCCGTCTGCGCGAAGAGCTCAAGGTCAACACCACTTGCGGCCTTTCCAACATCTCCTTCGGCCTGCCGCATCGCCACGGCATCAATGCCGGCTTCATTCCGATGGTGATCGGCGCCGGCATGACCTCCGCCATCATGAACCCTTGCCGCCCGCAGGAAATGGAAGCGGTACGCGCGGCCAACGTTCTGAACGGCACCGATCCGAACTGCGGCCACTGGATCATGACCTATCGCGACCACAAGCCGGCCGAGGGCGGCCATGTGGTAGCGGCCGCGGCACCGGCCGGTGGCGGCGGACGTCGCGGCGGACGCGCGGCACGCGCCGGCGGCAGCGCAAGGGCGGAGTGA
- a CDS encoding virulence factor — protein MADRIIVYWRDIPAQVIIKQGRKSAKRELSLRFTEAIDMCAMRTGAAETDDYLSEWRKSDPVPVSDDLDAEADKAAAELETAYDKERLVVLVKAGGRENA, from the coding sequence ATGGCAGACCGCATTATTGTCTACTGGCGCGACATCCCCGCCCAGGTCATCATCAAGCAGGGCCGCAAGAGCGCCAAACGCGAACTTTCGCTTCGCTTCACCGAGGCGATCGACATGTGCGCCATGCGCACCGGCGCGGCGGAAACCGACGATTATCTCTCCGAGTGGCGCAAGTCCGATCCCGTTCCGGTTTCGGACGACCTCGATGCCGAAGCCGACAAGGCGGCGGCCGAACTGGAGACCGCTTACGACAAGGAGCGGCTCGTCGTCCTCGTCAAGGCTGGAGGGCGCGAAAATGCCTGA
- a CDS encoding methylenetetrahydrofolate reductase, producing the protein MSPDINPHDPGAPLEPLPGHSSRGRLERVLRRGEFAVTAELNPPDSANPEDVYERASVFDGWVDGINAVDASGANCHMSSVGICALLTRMGYAPIMQIACRDKNRIAIQGDVLGASAMGVQNIMCLTGDGVQAGDQPGAKPVFDLDCMSLLQTVRTMRDNSKFLSGRKLTTPPQVFLGAAINPFAPPYDFRPYRLAKKIEAGAQFVQSQYCFDVPMFREYMNKVRDLGLHEKCFILVGVGPMASAKTARWIRSNVPGIHIPDSIVKRLEGAQDQKKEGKQLCIDIINEVKEIEGVSGVHVMAYRQEEYVAEIVHESGVLKGRRPWQREAAPTDTLVAERLEHIREGIEENQQQMAEAAAHHPH; encoded by the coding sequence ATGAGTCCGGACATCAACCCGCACGATCCCGGCGCCCCCCTCGAGCCCCTGCCCGGCCACTCATCGAGAGGCCGGCTGGAGCGCGTGCTGCGCCGTGGCGAGTTCGCGGTCACGGCCGAGCTCAACCCGCCGGACAGCGCAAACCCCGAGGACGTTTACGAGCGCGCTTCGGTCTTCGACGGCTGGGTCGACGGCATCAATGCGGTCGATGCCTCCGGCGCCAATTGCCACATGTCGTCCGTCGGCATTTGCGCATTGCTGACGCGCATGGGCTATGCCCCGATCATGCAGATCGCCTGCCGCGACAAGAATCGCATCGCCATCCAGGGCGACGTGCTCGGCGCTTCGGCCATGGGCGTGCAGAACATCATGTGTCTCACGGGCGATGGCGTACAGGCCGGCGATCAGCCGGGAGCGAAGCCGGTCTTCGACCTCGACTGCATGTCGCTGCTCCAGACCGTCCGCACCATGCGCGACAATTCGAAGTTCCTGTCGGGCCGCAAGCTGACGACGCCGCCGCAGGTCTTTCTCGGCGCGGCGATCAACCCTTTCGCCCCGCCTTACGACTTCCGGCCCTATCGGCTCGCGAAAAAGATCGAGGCCGGCGCCCAGTTCGTGCAGAGCCAGTATTGCTTCGACGTGCCGATGTTCCGCGAATACATGAACAAGGTGCGCGATCTCGGCCTGCACGAGAAGTGCTTTATCCTGGTCGGCGTCGGCCCGATGGCCTCCGCCAAGACGGCCCGCTGGATCCGCTCCAACGTGCCGGGCATCCACATCCCCGACAGCATCGTCAAGCGGCTGGAGGGAGCTCAGGACCAGAAAAAGGAAGGCAAGCAGCTCTGCATCGACATCATCAACGAGGTGAAGGAGATCGAGGGCGTCTCGGGCGTCCACGTGATGGCCTACCGCCAGGAAGAGTATGTCGCGGAAATCGTCCATGAATCGGGCGTGCTGAAGGGCCGTCGGCCGTGGCAGCGCGAGGCCGCCCCAACCGATACGCTGGTCGCCGAGCGGCTCGAGCACATTCGCGAAGGCATAGAGGAAAATCAGCAGCAGATGGCGGAAGCCGCGGCACACCACCCGCATTGA
- a CDS encoding BA14K family protein, protein MKKIGAILLAAATAFTSYVPAQAMPAASIAVTQPNDIDLVRHRRWRDRERHHGWYNGHRGYRHHRHGYRRHSDGWWYPLAAFGAGMVIGGAIAAPPQPRYAAPRYAEPRLPARHVSWCYNRYRSYRAWDNSFQPYSGPRQACYSPYN, encoded by the coding sequence ATGAAGAAGATCGGAGCCATCCTTCTTGCCGCTGCGACGGCCTTTACCAGCTACGTTCCAGCGCAGGCCATGCCGGCTGCGTCCATTGCCGTAACCCAGCCAAACGATATTGATCTGGTACGGCATCGCCGCTGGCGCGACCGCGAACGTCATCATGGCTGGTATAACGGTCATCGGGGCTATCGCCATCACCGGCACGGCTACCGCAGGCATAGTGACGGCTGGTGGTATCCGTTGGCGGCCTTCGGGGCGGGCATGGTCATCGGCGGTGCGATAGCGGCGCCTCCGCAGCCGCGTTACGCCGCCCCGCGTTACGCGGAGCCACGTTTGCCGGCGCGCCATGTCAGCTGGTGCTACAACCGCTACCGCTCCTATCGGGCCTGGGACAACTCCTTCCAGCCTTACAGTGGCCCGCGGCAGGCGTGCTATTCGCCTTATAATTAA
- a CDS encoding UDP-glucuronic acid decarboxylase family protein, which produces MSATKENDEAGRSRKRHKRILVTGGAGFLGSHLCELLLGAGHQVVCLDNFSTGLRRNIARLKRFDTFRVIAHDIVEPLDLEADEIYNLACPASPPHYQADPIQTTKTCVIGSLNLLELAARRGARILQASTSEVYGDPQVHPQVEAYWGNVNSFGPRSCYDEGKRCAETLFFDFHKARGVEIKIVRIFNTYGPRMRPDDGRVVSNFIVQALKGEDITVYGDGSQTRSFCFVDDLIDGLVRLMVSPASLTGPVNLGNPGEFTIAELAEQVIQLTGSRSRIVRQPLPVDDPRQRRPDISLAGRELGWRPTVDLSAGLAQTIRYFDGLLSLPRRNVLEPV; this is translated from the coding sequence TTGTCTGCGACGAAAGAGAATGATGAAGCAGGGCGCTCTCGGAAACGACACAAGCGAATACTCGTTACCGGGGGCGCCGGCTTCCTGGGGTCGCATCTCTGCGAACTGCTTCTCGGCGCTGGACACCAGGTCGTCTGCCTCGACAATTTCTCGACAGGGTTGAGGCGCAATATCGCCCGGCTGAAGCGCTTCGATACCTTTCGCGTCATCGCTCACGACATCGTGGAGCCGCTCGATCTCGAGGCGGACGAAATCTACAATCTCGCCTGCCCGGCGTCGCCGCCGCATTACCAGGCCGATCCGATTCAAACGACGAAGACCTGCGTGATCGGGTCGCTCAACCTTCTGGAGCTCGCGGCTCGCCGTGGCGCGCGCATCCTCCAGGCATCGACATCCGAGGTCTACGGCGATCCGCAGGTTCATCCGCAGGTGGAAGCCTATTGGGGTAACGTCAACTCCTTTGGTCCGCGCTCTTGCTACGACGAGGGCAAGCGCTGCGCCGAAACCCTATTCTTCGACTTCCACAAGGCCCGCGGCGTCGAGATCAAGATCGTTCGCATCTTCAATACCTATGGTCCCAGGATGCGCCCGGACGACGGACGCGTCGTGTCCAACTTCATCGTCCAGGCGCTGAAGGGGGAGGACATCACCGTGTATGGCGACGGTTCGCAAACCCGTTCCTTCTGTTTCGTCGACGATCTGATCGACGGGTTGGTGCGGCTGATGGTGTCGCCGGCTTCGCTCACCGGGCCGGTCAATCTTGGCAACCCGGGAGAGTTCACGATCGCCGAGCTCGCTGAACAGGTGATCCAATTGACCGGCTCGCGGTCAAGGATCGTCCGCCAGCCGCTGCCCGTCGACGATCCGCGGCAACGCCGCCCCGACATCTCGCTGGCGGGGCGGGAACTCGGCTGGCGGCCGACCGTCGACCTGTCGGCAGGCCTTGCCCAGACCATCCGCTATTTCGACGGGCTTCTTTCCCTGCCGAGGCGGAATGTCCTGGAGCCGGTCTGA
- a CDS encoding glycosyltransferase family 2 protein, with protein MIRLDASGKAEARRGGEPLLVTLFTGYRRIEYLAGAGLWIAALVYFWNWWLEPRHHVNAFGSIAVTVVLAWVTLLPGYFIAVFYRAKKPNGPLQLPEGSRVAMVVTKAPSEPFSVVSKTLTEMLAQDVPHDTWLADEDPSAATLDWCRRNRVFVSTRSGRSDYHRTTWPRRTRCKEGNLAFFYDHYGYDRYDFVAQLDADHVPEPGYLREMLRPFADPKVGYVSAPSICDRNAAESWSARGRLYAEASMHGSLQAGYNGGLAPLCIGSHYAVRTAALKNIGGLGPELAEDHSTTLMMNAAGWRGVHALDAIAHGDGPRTFADLVTQEFQWSRSLVTLLLQYSPHLVGRLSLPLKFQFLFAQLWYPLFACFMAAMYAMPTIALARGETFVAVTYPDFLLHFAPLSIILVFLAYRWRACGSFRPHDAKVLSWECAFFLFARWPWALAGTAAALRDWLTGSFVDFRVTPKGASEVDPLPLRVLLPYVFLAVTAVLPALAVSDAARAKGFYLFAILNAAIYCMLLLVIVARHARENALTRAPGFYRPTMAVGLAALVALPGIATAEHGKQGLEALAWGTGSLGTGRLRLFEERYGAAGAGQGGDRLRRIVFRPRLVSVPVEEVR; from the coding sequence ATGATTCGCCTTGACGCCAGTGGGAAAGCGGAGGCACGGCGCGGCGGCGAACCGCTGCTCGTCACGCTGTTTACGGGCTATCGCCGCATCGAATACCTGGCCGGAGCGGGTCTCTGGATTGCCGCGCTCGTTTACTTCTGGAATTGGTGGCTGGAGCCGCGCCACCACGTGAACGCTTTCGGCAGCATCGCGGTGACGGTGGTCCTTGCCTGGGTCACCTTGCTGCCGGGGTATTTCATCGCTGTCTTCTACCGTGCGAAGAAGCCGAACGGGCCGCTGCAGCTGCCGGAAGGCAGCCGTGTAGCGATGGTCGTCACCAAGGCACCGTCCGAGCCCTTTTCCGTCGTATCGAAGACATTGACAGAGATGCTCGCCCAGGATGTGCCGCACGACACCTGGCTCGCGGACGAGGACCCGTCAGCGGCGACGCTGGACTGGTGCCGGAGGAATCGTGTGTTCGTCTCGACCCGCAGCGGACGCAGCGATTACCACCGGACCACGTGGCCGCGGCGCACGCGTTGCAAGGAGGGCAACCTCGCGTTCTTCTACGATCATTACGGCTATGATCGCTATGACTTCGTCGCCCAACTCGACGCGGACCACGTTCCCGAGCCCGGCTATCTGCGTGAGATGCTGCGCCCCTTTGCCGATCCGAAGGTGGGTTATGTCTCGGCGCCCAGCATTTGCGACCGGAACGCGGCCGAGAGTTGGTCGGCCCGCGGGCGGCTCTATGCAGAGGCGAGCATGCATGGCTCGCTGCAGGCCGGCTACAATGGCGGCCTCGCTCCGCTCTGCATCGGCTCTCATTACGCGGTGCGCACCGCGGCGCTCAAGAATATCGGCGGGCTCGGACCCGAACTGGCGGAGGATCATTCGACGACATTGATGATGAATGCTGCCGGCTGGCGCGGCGTACACGCGCTCGATGCCATCGCGCATGGCGACGGGCCGCGCACTTTCGCCGATCTGGTTACCCAGGAGTTCCAATGGTCACGCAGCCTCGTCACGCTGCTGCTGCAATATTCGCCGCATCTGGTGGGCCGGCTGTCGCTGCCGCTGAAATTCCAGTTTCTCTTCGCGCAGCTCTGGTATCCGCTTTTCGCCTGCTTCATGGCCGCGATGTATGCGATGCCGACGATCGCGCTCGCGCGCGGCGAGACGTTCGTTGCGGTCACCTACCCGGATTTCCTGCTCCATTTTGCACCGCTTTCGATCATCCTCGTGTTCCTGGCCTATCGCTGGCGGGCGTGCGGTTCTTTCCGCCCCCATGACGCGAAGGTTCTGAGCTGGGAATGCGCATTTTTCCTGTTTGCCCGTTGGCCCTGGGCGCTCGCCGGCACGGCAGCGGCCCTGCGCGATTGGCTCACCGGATCCTTCGTGGACTTTCGCGTGACGCCGAAGGGGGCGTCCGAGGTCGATCCGCTGCCCTTGCGCGTGCTGCTCCCGTACGTGTTTCTTGCCGTGACGGCCGTGCTGCCGGCCCTCGCCGTCAGCGATGCCGCCAGGGCCAAGGGCTTCTATCTCTTCGCGATCCTCAATGCGGCGATCTACTGCATGCTACTTCTGGTCATCGTCGCACGCCATGCGCGGGAGAACGCACTTACCAGGGCGCCGGGCTTCTATCGGCCGACAATGGCGGTTGGGCTTGCCGCACTCGTCGCCTTGCCCGGGATCGCGACGGCGGAGCACGGAAAGCAAGGACTCGAGGCACTCGCCTGGGGGACGGGTAGCTTGGGGACGGGGCGCCTGCGCCTATTCGAAGAGCGCTATGGCGCCGCCGGTGCCGGGCAGGGTGGTGACAGACTGCGCAGGATCGTTTTCCGACCCCGCCTGGTCTCCGTGCCGGTGGAAGAGGTGCGCTGA
- a CDS encoding glycoside hydrolase family 26 protein, with the protein MNKRIKAISLSCMGLMLSGTVLAASLPRGLPEAASATTVMPSQKRPVLTKDSIDFGAYDPHGDFGEPLQSKIEHLFLPWEDVELSTLALADDYAYARGRTLMITVEPWSWSPEWRVTERELLRSILNGERDAYMAAVCSTVAGLKSPIIIRWGQEMDETDNQFSWSHWSGEEFKAAYRRMVTVCRAHVKDARFMWSPKGNPGLEVFYPGDDVVDLIGLSVFGYQQYDRGTTGRDQTFPERLAPGYERVKGYGKPIMVAELGYEGDAAYVADWATSVAARHAEFPELTAVVYFNDREVYPWPDGYGRPDWRVVREAGN; encoded by the coding sequence ATGAACAAGCGGATAAAGGCTATTTCCCTTTCATGCATGGGCTTGATGCTGTCGGGTACGGTCCTGGCGGCCAGCTTGCCGCGCGGCCTTCCGGAGGCGGCGTCTGCCACCACGGTGATGCCGTCGCAGAAGCGGCCCGTGCTGACGAAAGATTCCATCGACTTCGGGGCCTATGATCCCCATGGCGATTTCGGCGAGCCGTTGCAGTCCAAAATCGAACATCTCTTCCTGCCCTGGGAAGACGTCGAACTATCGACCTTGGCCCTTGCCGACGATTATGCGTATGCGCGGGGACGTACTCTCATGATTACGGTCGAGCCTTGGTCCTGGTCGCCTGAGTGGCGGGTCACGGAGCGGGAGCTCCTGCGCAGCATTCTGAACGGGGAGCGTGACGCGTACATGGCGGCGGTCTGCTCGACCGTCGCCGGTCTGAAAAGCCCTATTATCATCCGGTGGGGCCAGGAAATGGATGAAACGGACAACCAGTTCTCCTGGTCGCACTGGTCGGGTGAGGAGTTCAAGGCGGCCTACCGGCGCATGGTGACGGTGTGCCGGGCGCATGTGAAGGATGCTCGATTCATGTGGTCGCCCAAGGGCAATCCGGGGCTGGAGGTATTCTATCCCGGCGATGATGTCGTGGACCTGATCGGACTGTCGGTGTTCGGCTACCAGCAGTATGACCGCGGCACCACCGGTCGTGACCAGACGTTTCCGGAACGGCTGGCGCCCGGCTATGAGCGGGTAAAGGGCTATGGCAAACCGATCATGGTGGCCGAGCTCGGCTACGAGGGCGATGCCGCCTATGTGGCGGACTGGGCGACAAGTGTCGCCGCGCGCCATGCCGAGTTCCCGGAACTCACGGCGGTCGTCTATTTCAACGACCGCGAAGTCTACCCATGGCCGGACGGTTACGGACGGCCCGATTGGCGGGTGGTGCGGGAAGCCGGCAATTAG
- the galE gene encoding UDP-glucose 4-epimerase GalE translates to MGAPPILVTGGAGYIGSHTAKCLRLAGIEPVVYDNLTTGNRSAVRWGPFVQGDVLDTSRLIGVIEHYRPVAVIHFAASAYVGESVADPAKYYNNNVRGTLSLLDACRVTRLGKLIFSSSCATYGIPKVLPIDEATPQQPINPYGKTKLIAEHMLADYGAAFGLTYVSLRYFNACGADPEGDLGEWHDPETHLIPRALMAAAGTIPHLEVFGADYETPDGTCIRDYVHVADLAIAHVLAYRHLENGGGSLALNLGTGRGLSIKEVLRTIGELTGRAVPVVFHQRRYGDPPALYADASLAQRSLGFLPQFSDLETIVRTAAPFFGLEVRS, encoded by the coding sequence ATGGGCGCCCCGCCTATTCTTGTGACGGGTGGCGCCGGCTATATCGGCAGCCATACCGCAAAATGTCTCCGCCTCGCCGGGATCGAGCCGGTGGTCTACGACAACCTGACGACTGGAAACCGTTCGGCGGTACGCTGGGGACCGTTCGTGCAAGGGGATGTTCTCGACACGAGCCGTCTGATCGGCGTCATCGAACACTATCGACCGGTCGCCGTCATTCATTTCGCGGCATCCGCCTATGTCGGCGAGTCCGTCGCCGACCCTGCCAAATATTACAACAACAACGTTCGTGGAACGCTGTCACTCCTCGATGCCTGCCGGGTGACGCGTCTCGGCAAACTCATCTTTTCGTCGAGCTGCGCCACCTACGGCATACCGAAAGTGTTGCCGATCGACGAGGCGACGCCGCAGCAGCCGATCAATCCCTACGGCAAGACAAAGCTGATCGCCGAGCACATGCTGGCGGACTATGGCGCGGCCTTCGGCCTCACTTACGTGTCGCTGCGATATTTCAACGCCTGCGGCGCTGATCCGGAGGGCGACCTCGGCGAATGGCACGATCCGGAGACGCATCTCATCCCGCGGGCACTGATGGCCGCGGCGGGGACGATCCCGCATCTGGAGGTATTCGGCGCCGACTACGAGACGCCCGATGGGACATGCATCCGCGACTATGTCCATGTGGCGGACCTTGCAATCGCCCATGTGCTTGCCTACCGGCATCTCGAAAACGGCGGCGGCAGCCTCGCGCTTAATCTCGGTACCGGCCGCGGGCTTTCGATCAAGGAGGTTCTTCGCACGATCGGCGAACTGACCGGCCGTGCCGTCCCGGTCGTCTTTCACCAGCGGCGCTACGGCGATCCGCCGGCGCTCTATGCGGATGCGAGCCTTGCGCAGCGCAGCCTCGGCTTCCTGCCGCAGTTCTCCGACCTCGAAACCATCGTGCGAACGGCCGCACCTTTCTTCGGGCTGGAGGTGCGGTCATGA
- a CDS encoding methylenetetrahydrofolate reductase C-terminal domain-containing protein yields MPDPKVVTGNAQPAKKAATGAYTPNNVSPSRRARHKYTVRLWAVRHSRFLEWFYNRFADMFLMLHPLWSAIGYSRVERPVTFVERHVKGFLFDCRMCGQCALSSTGMSCPMNCPKQLRNGPCGGVRANGHCEVEPDMPCVWVQAWKGSQNMVKGDAIMNVQKPVNQSLRETSSWLRVTAEAAARREELKKEVQ; encoded by the coding sequence ATGCCTGATCCAAAAGTCGTCACCGGCAATGCCCAGCCCGCCAAGAAGGCGGCGACGGGTGCCTACACGCCAAACAATGTCTCGCCGAGCCGCCGCGCGCGCCACAAGTACACCGTCCGGCTCTGGGCGGTTCGCCACTCGCGCTTCCTCGAGTGGTTTTATAACCGTTTCGCCGACATGTTCCTGATGCTGCACCCGCTTTGGAGCGCCATCGGTTACTCGCGGGTCGAGCGGCCGGTGACTTTCGTCGAGCGCCACGTGAAGGGTTTTCTCTTCGACTGTCGGATGTGCGGCCAGTGCGCGCTGTCCTCGACCGGCATGTCCTGCCCGATGAACTGTCCGAAGCAGCTCAGGAACGGCCCCTGCGGCGGCGTGCGCGCCAATGGCCATTGCGAGGTCGAGCCGGACATGCCGTGCGTGTGGGTACAGGCCTGGAAGGGCTCGCAGAATATGGTCAAAGGCGACGCCATCATGAACGTGCAAAAGCCGGTCAACCAGTCGCTACGGGAAACCTCCTCCTGGCTGCGGGTGACGGCAGAAGCCGCCGCTCGCCGTGAAGAATTGAAGAAGGAAGTCCAGTAA
- a CDS encoding DUF995 domain-containing protein, protein MTATSTNRETGRGGLPGMFFASVAASTVFLLAPTPAAAEAFVPTAARPMTGVELYMMFRDKSWKWDDGTGFMRDEGRLFRAWARDGKTATWAEGRWIVTDSGMLCLKAIWHSQGGAAPDKTCFSHRVLDGTVYQKREPAGDWYVFKHDKPATDDEFHELVDEDLVSARLAIIQELIVTEPNSGANSVRRPAEANEVGGVQ, encoded by the coding sequence ATGACGGCAACATCGACAAATCGGGAGACTGGCCGCGGCGGATTGCCGGGCATGTTCTTCGCGAGTGTTGCCGCCTCGACCGTTTTCCTCCTGGCACCCACTCCCGCGGCGGCTGAGGCCTTCGTGCCGACCGCCGCGCGCCCGATGACAGGCGTCGAGCTTTACATGATGTTCCGCGACAAAAGCTGGAAATGGGATGACGGCACGGGCTTCATGAGGGATGAGGGCCGCCTGTTCAGGGCCTGGGCGCGAGACGGCAAGACCGCGACCTGGGCAGAGGGACGCTGGATCGTCACGGACAGCGGCATGCTCTGCCTGAAGGCGATTTGGCACAGCCAAGGGGGTGCGGCCCCGGACAAGACCTGTTTCAGCCACCGGGTGCTGGACGGAACCGTCTACCAGAAGCGCGAACCCGCGGGGGACTGGTACGTATTCAAACACGACAAGCCGGCGACCGACGACGAGTTCCATGAACTCGTCGACGAGGATCTGGTCAGTGCGCGGCTTGCGATCATACAGGAGCTCATCGTTACCGAGCCGAATTCAGGAGCAAACAGCGTTCGCCGGCCAGCCGAGGCGAACGAGGTTGGAGGTGTGCAATGA